Part of the Candidatus Methylomirabilota bacterium genome is shown below.
GATGCTCGCCATCGGCCGGGCCCTGATGTCGAACCCGCGCGTGCTCTTGATGGACGAGCCGTCGGAAGGCCTGGCCCCGCAGATCGTGGCCGAGGTCATGTCGACCATCCGGCGCCTCAAGGAGCAGGGGCTGTCCATCGTGCTCGTCGAGCAGAACGCCAAGCTGGTCTTCGACGTGGCCGACGACATCGTCATCCTCAACAGCGGCCATGTGGCGGTCCAGGGACCGGCGGCCGACCTGCGCCAGCGCGGCATCGACCTGAGCCAGCACCTGGGGATCTACTGACCCGCCGTCGGGAAGAGCCGACGACGAGCGGTCGCCTTCCTCGGCCGGTCAGATCTTCAGCAGGCGCTCCAGATTCTTCGACAGGATCGCCTCTTTCTCGTCCGACGAGAGGCTCTTCATGCCGAGGATCCAGGAGACCGGCCAGTCCAGCGCCATGTCATACGGCCAGTCCGTTCCGAAGACCACTCGATCGACGCCCACGGTGTCGATGAGGAAGCGCAGGGCCTCCTCCGTGTAGACGATGCAGTCGTAGTAGAAACGGTTGAGGTAGGCGCTGGGAGGCTTGGTGATGTGAGCGCGCGCCTCTGACCGTACCTGCCAGCCGTGGTCCATGCGGCCGATGCCGTAGCAGGTATAGCCACCGCCGTGGCCGAGAACGATCTTGAGGTCGGGGCACTCGTCCATGACCCCGCCGTGGACCAGGGTGGCGAAGGTCACCGCGCGATCCACGAGGTTGCCGATGGTATTCGGCAGGTGGTAGCGCTTGCTCCGCGGGCTCACCAGCGTCTCGCCTCCCTGGTGGAAGAAGACGAGGGCGCCCATCTGCTCCGCGGCCTTCCAGAAGGGGCGAAACTCCGGCTCGTCGAGGGTGCGGCCAAGGACGTGATCGTTGATCTCCACGCCCTTGAGTCCGAGCTGGGTCATGCACCGTTCCATCTCGGCGATGGCGGCTTTCACGTCCTGCATGGGCAGGGTGCCGAGCCCGGCGAAGCGCTGGGGCCAGGTCCGGGTCATGTCAGCGATCTCGTCGTTGGTGGCCTTCGAGGTGGCTGTCGCCACCTTGGCGTCGAGATGATAGTTGTAGAAGCCGACATACGGCGAAACGACGTGGACGTCCACCCCGAGCGAAGCCATGTCGGCGAGACGCTCCTCGGGTGTCCATCGGGCGCGCGGCGGAAGCAGCTGCCGGTGGCTGCCCACCACCGCCGTCTCCGCTCCCCGCGCGTCCTTCTCGCGGGTGATGGTGTGCCAGGCGCCGCCGTTCTCCGTGGCCCGCCAGAAGCATTGCGGGGTCAGATGGGCGTGGATGTCGATGCTGCGCATAGGTCTCCTTCGCTACGGGCAGACAGTCTGGATGAACTTCTCCGGCGGCCGCTCTCCCCACTGCGAGACCAGCCCCTCCTCGGCCGAGAGCAGGTTCGAGCCGTTCTTGACATTCAGGCGATCGGTATCCGACCAGTGCTCGTGCACCCGGCCCCACGGGTCGGCCCAGTAGTCGTAGATCTGGCTCCCCAGCAGATGCCGTCCGATCCCCCACATGTGCTCGTACTTGCCGAGCTGTTTGAGGTACTCGTGGCCCATGAAGACGTCATCGATGTCCTGGACCTCGAAGGACAGGTGGTTGAGCCCCGCCCGCTCGTTCCTGATGCAGAAGAACACGTGGTGGTCGACGTACTCCTTGCCGCGGTCGCAGCGATTGAAGGACCCGATGATGTTGTCCTTGCTCCCCGCGTAGACGTCGTCCGAGCAGATGAAGCCCAGCGTCTCGCGGAACCACTGCGCCGTCTCCTTCACGTCGGGAACGGCCATGACCCCGTGGCCGATCCGCTTCACCCGCGAGGCACCCTTGGGAAGCCGCATCAGGGTGCCTGCCCGCTTCAGCGAGTCGTTGCCGAGATTGAGCGGCTGGCGCTTCACGGTGATGGCGGGGAGCCGCTTGATGCCGTGGACCACCTCGATCTGGTAGCCATGCGGCTCCCGCAGCCGGACGCGCTTGCCGCCGCCCGGCTCGTCGATGGCCTCCACGGGCGAGGCGCCGGGGGCCTTGGCCAGCCGCTTGAGGTCGTCCAGGCTGGCCGCGTAGTAGGCGAAGCCCACGAAGCCGGGATCGCCTTTTTCCGTGACGTGAATGTGATGAGTGGGATCCGTCCCGCGCATGTAGAGGGCGTTCTTGGTCCGTTCCGCCTTGACCATTCCGAAATGGGTCAGGAACTCCTCCGCCACGTCCAGATCGGGGGAGCGGAGCCGTCCATACGCGAGGTCGGTCACCTTGATCTGCGCCATGATCCTCTCCATTGTCTTTCTGCGTTGTTGTTCACAAAGAGACCATCCCGCTGGATGGTTCCGGGGGGCGGCCCGGGCGACCCACCCCCGGGAACGTACCGCATCCTCGACGCTTTGAACACGCCTTCTCGCCCGGCTCAGGGCGTCGCCGTGGCCAGCACGACGATGGCGAGGATGACGACCAGAGCGAGCACGAGCAGCACCACGGATCGCTCGAGAACGGCCGCCCGTCGTGGAAAGAGCTGGAAGATGAGCACGACGGCGAGCAGGATGACGCAGATGGCGAGCAGCCTGAAGGCCCGGACCTCAATCGGTACCATGCAAAGCCTCCCCCGGCGCCATCGCCTCTCGGAAGTATCCCTCTCCCCTCAGGGGAGAGGGCAGGGTGAGGGGTGGCCCACCCTCGGCGGAACCGTCGGCTTGACCCTCGCCCCATACTGGGAGAGATGAGCCGCCGGGCCGCCCTCTTGCCTCTTTTCCTCGTCGCGGCCACCCTGCTCGCGGTTAGCGTGGCGGCCGCCGACCCGACGCGCTTCCGCGTCCAGCCCGAGGCCAGCGACGTGCGGTTCAAGGCGACCTCGCGCCTGATGGACGCCGACGGAAAGTTCTCCAGGTTCGCGGGCGAGGTGACCGTCGATCCCAAGGACCCCGCCACGGCGAAGATCACCGTGACCATCGAGGCCGTGTCCGTCGACACGGGCATCGGCATGCGCGACAAGCATCTGCGCGGCGCGGATTTCCTCGACGTGGCGCGCTTCCCGACCATCAAGTTTGAGAGCCAGCGCGTGGAGGTGACGGGGCGCAAGGCCGTGGTCAACGGCCAGCTCACCGTGCACGGGGTGACGCGGGAGATCGCGGTGCCCGTGGAGGTTCAGCTCTCCGAGGTCGCCCTGGTCGCCGCGGGTGAGTTCGTCCTGAATCGTCGGGACTATGGGATCAACTACTCGTCCGCCTGGAATCCCGTCGGCGACTCCGTGCGGGTGACCTTCACGATCCGCGCCCGCGTGTCCTGACGGGCGGCCGTGGCCGCCTTCGCTAGGCTCCATAGGTCGTGGGATTGATGATCCACCACCCGCGGGCCTTCATGCAGTCCAGATAGGGGCGAATCGCGTCGTTCTCCGCCGGGGTGAGCTGCACGCCGCCGAGCGTGCGCGGGTCATCGGCACCGACGCCGGTCTGCTCTCGGCACGCTCCCCGATCCTTCCTGAGCTCCGCTTCCGTCCCCCCGGCCTTGTCCCATGTCTTTTCCGAGAAGGAGGCGTAGCGAGCGCCGCTGGTGCACCCCACCGCCACCATCAGGACCAGGAGAAAGGAAAGGGATCTGAGCGCGACCATGCATGCCTCCTCTCGCCAGCGTGACGTGCTGGCCTCAAGTC
Proteins encoded:
- a CDS encoding amidohydrolase family protein, giving the protein MRSIDIHAHLTPQCFWRATENGGAWHTITREKDARGAETAVVGSHRQLLPPRARWTPEERLADMASLGVDVHVVSPYVGFYNYHLDAKVATATSKATNDEIADMTRTWPQRFAGLGTLPMQDVKAAIAEMERCMTQLGLKGVEINDHVLGRTLDEPEFRPFWKAAEQMGALVFFHQGGETLVSPRSKRYHLPNTIGNLVDRAVTFATLVHGGVMDECPDLKIVLGHGGGYTCYGIGRMDHGWQVRSEARAHITKPPSAYLNRFYYDCIVYTEEALRFLIDTVGVDRVVFGTDWPYDMALDWPVSWILGMKSLSSDEKEAILSKNLERLLKI
- a CDS encoding VOC family protein codes for the protein MAQIKVTDLAYGRLRSPDLDVAEEFLTHFGMVKAERTKNALYMRGTDPTHHIHVTEKGDPGFVGFAYYAASLDDLKRLAKAPGASPVEAIDEPGGGKRVRLREPHGYQIEVVHGIKRLPAITVKRQPLNLGNDSLKRAGTLMRLPKGASRVKRIGHGVMAVPDVKETAQWFRETLGFICSDDVYAGSKDNIIGSFNRCDRGKEYVDHHVFFCIRNERAGLNHLSFEVQDIDDVFMGHEYLKQLGKYEHMWGIGRHLLGSQIYDYWADPWGRVHEHWSDTDRLNVKNGSNLLSAEEGLVSQWGERPPEKFIQTVCP
- a CDS encoding YceI family protein; protein product: MSRRAALLPLFLVAATLLAVSVAAADPTRFRVQPEASDVRFKATSRLMDADGKFSRFAGEVTVDPKDPATAKITVTIEAVSVDTGIGMRDKHLRGADFLDVARFPTIKFESQRVEVTGRKAVVNGQLTVHGVTREIAVPVEVQLSEVALVAAGEFVLNRRDYGINYSSAWNPVGDSVRVTFTIRARVS